The following are encoded in a window of Pseudomonas multiresinivorans genomic DNA:
- a CDS encoding DNA polymerase III subunit chi encodes MTRVDFYVIPSADPDARLTIACRLAEKAWRQGMRIFVLCSDEAQRDALDARLWNFRGETFIPHNAVEEDADSPIVLALGEPPESHRDLLINLTLAIPAFVDRFNRVAELVIEEPAIRQAARENFRRYREQGYPLQDHRLPRP; translated from the coding sequence ATGACACGTGTGGATTTCTACGTCATTCCCAGCGCCGATCCCGACGCACGCCTGACCATCGCCTGCCGCCTGGCCGAAAAGGCCTGGCGGCAGGGCATGCGCATCTTCGTGCTGTGCAGCGACGAGGCCCAGCGCGACGCGCTGGATGCCCGGCTGTGGAACTTCCGTGGGGAAACCTTCATCCCACACAACGCGGTGGAAGAAGACGCCGACTCGCCCATCGTGCTGGCCCTGGGCGAGCCGCCGGAGAGCCACCGGGACCTGCTGATCAACCTGACCCTGGCCATTCCCGCGTTCGTCGACCGCTTCAACCGGGTCGCCGAACTGGTGATCGAGGAGCCGGCGATTCGTCAGGCCGCGCGGGAGAATTTCCGTCGCTACCGCGAGCAGGGCTATCCTTTGCAGGACCATCGCCTGCCGCGCCCTTGA
- a CDS encoding leucyl aminopeptidase, which produces MEFLVKSVRPETLKTATLVIAVGEGRKLGASAKAVDEATGGAIANLLKRGDLAGKVGQTLLLQDLPNLKAERVLLVGAGKERELSDRAYRKLVSAVLNNLKNLGGADAVLALGDLAVKGRNAHGKARLQVETLADGTYVFDRFKSQKAEAPKLKKITLLADKADAAAVEQGAKEAQAIANGMALTRDLGNLPPNLCHPTFLGEQAKALGKEYKGLKVEVLDEKKLRELGMGSFLAVAQGSDQPPRLIVLQYNGAKKKDEAPHVLVGKGITFDTGGISLKPGLGMDEMKFDMCGAASVFGTFRAVLELQLPINLVGVMACAENMPSGGATRPGDIVTTMSGQTVEILNTDAEGRLVLCDALTYVERFKPQSVVDIATLTGACIVALGSNTSGLMGNNDALIKQLLKAGEVADDRAWQLPLFDEYQEQLDSPFADIANIGGPKAGTITAGCFLSRFAKKFHWAHLDIAGTAWISGGKDKGATGRPVPLLTQYLLDRAK; this is translated from the coding sequence ATGGAATTCCTTGTAAAAAGCGTACGTCCGGAAACCCTGAAGACCGCTACCCTGGTCATCGCCGTGGGCGAAGGCCGCAAGCTCGGCGCCAGCGCCAAGGCCGTTGACGAAGCCACCGGCGGTGCCATCGCCAACCTGCTCAAGCGCGGCGATCTGGCAGGCAAGGTGGGCCAGACTCTACTGTTGCAAGATTTACCCAACCTTAAGGCCGAGCGCGTGCTGCTGGTCGGCGCCGGCAAGGAGCGCGAACTCTCCGACCGCGCCTACCGCAAACTGGTTTCCGCCGTCCTGAACAATCTGAAGAACCTGGGCGGCGCCGACGCCGTCCTGGCCCTGGGCGACCTGGCCGTAAAAGGCCGCAATGCCCACGGCAAAGCCCGCCTGCAGGTGGAAACCCTGGCCGATGGCACCTACGTCTTCGACCGCTTCAAGAGCCAGAAGGCCGAAGCGCCGAAGCTGAAGAAGATCACCCTGCTCGCCGACAAGGCCGATGCCGCTGCCGTCGAACAAGGCGCCAAGGAAGCCCAGGCCATCGCCAACGGCATGGCCCTGACCCGCGACCTGGGCAACCTGCCGCCGAACCTCTGCCACCCGACCTTCCTCGGCGAGCAGGCCAAGGCGCTGGGCAAGGAATACAAGGGTCTCAAAGTCGAGGTCCTCGACGAGAAGAAACTCCGCGAACTGGGCATGGGCTCGTTCCTCGCCGTCGCCCAGGGCAGCGACCAGCCGCCGCGCCTGATCGTGCTGCAATACAACGGCGCGAAGAAGAAGGACGAAGCCCCGCACGTCCTGGTCGGCAAGGGCATCACCTTCGACACCGGCGGCATCAGCTTGAAGCCCGGCCTGGGCATGGACGAGATGAAGTTCGACATGTGCGGCGCCGCCTCCGTGTTCGGTACCTTCCGCGCCGTGCTGGAGCTGCAGCTGCCGATCAACCTGGTCGGCGTGATGGCCTGCGCCGAGAACATGCCCAGCGGCGGCGCCACCCGTCCGGGCGACATCGTCACCACCATGAGCGGCCAGACCGTCGAGATCCTCAACACCGACGCCGAAGGCCGCCTGGTGCTGTGCGACGCGCTGACCTACGTCGAGCGCTTCAAGCCGCAATCGGTGGTGGACATCGCCACCCTGACCGGCGCCTGCATCGTCGCCCTGGGCTCCAACACCTCGGGCCTGATGGGCAACAACGACGCGCTGATCAAGCAACTGCTCAAGGCCGGTGAAGTCGCCGACGACCGCGCCTGGCAACTGCCGCTGTTCGACGAGTACCAGGAGCAGCTGGACAGCCCCTTCGCCGACATCGCCAACATCGGCGGGCCGAAGGCCGGCACCATCACCGCCGGCTGCTTCCTGTCGCGCTTCGCCAAGAAGTTCCACTGGGCGCACCTGGACATCGCCGGCACCGCCTGGATCAGCGGCGGCAAGGACAAGGGCGCCACGGGCCGCCCGGTTCCGCTGCTGACCCAGTACCTGCTGGACCGCGCCAAGTAA
- the lptF gene encoding LPS export ABC transporter permease LptF, producing MIVFRYLSREVLITMSAVSAVLLVIIMSGRFIKYLAQAAQGLLDPGSLFMIMGVRLPGFLQLILPLGLFLGILLAYGRLYLDSEMTVLTATGMSQQRLLAITLAPALFIALLVAWLSLWLAPQGITQMQLLLNKQDAMTEFDTLAPGRFQSMRDGTRVTYTETLANERTELGGVFISDKNRPRNGKDGGTSVLVGATGVQEIHADGSRYLILKDGYRYDGTPGQADYREIKYDTYAALLPKPEVSSEIDDRDAIPTSDLLGSDDPRMKSELQWRLSIPLLVFVVTVLAVPLSRVNPRQGRFLKLLPAVLLYMAYLALLIAGRGMLDKGKIPMALGLWWIHGIFLAIGLLLLYWEPLRLKLAAKRAKSGGELKHA from the coding sequence TTGATTGTCTTCCGTTACCTGTCCCGTGAAGTGCTGATCACCATGAGCGCGGTGAGCGCCGTGCTGCTGGTCATCATCATGAGCGGCCGTTTCATCAAGTACCTGGCGCAGGCGGCCCAAGGCCTGCTCGATCCGGGTTCGCTGTTCATGATCATGGGCGTGCGCCTGCCGGGCTTCCTGCAACTGATCCTGCCGCTGGGCCTGTTCCTCGGCATCCTGCTGGCCTATGGCCGCCTGTACCTGGACAGCGAGATGACCGTGCTCACCGCCACCGGCATGAGCCAGCAGCGCCTGCTGGCCATCACCCTGGCGCCGGCGCTGTTCATCGCCCTGCTGGTGGCCTGGCTGAGCCTGTGGCTGGCGCCCCAGGGCATCACCCAGATGCAACTGTTGCTGAACAAGCAGGACGCGATGACCGAATTCGACACCCTGGCGCCGGGGCGCTTCCAGTCGATGCGCGACGGCACGCGGGTGACCTACACCGAGACTCTGGCCAATGAGCGCACCGAGCTGGGCGGGGTGTTCATCTCGGACAAGAACCGCCCGCGCAACGGCAAGGACGGCGGCACTTCGGTGCTGGTCGGCGCCACTGGCGTGCAGGAAATCCATGCCGACGGCAGCCGCTACCTGATCCTCAAGGACGGCTACCGCTACGACGGTACACCTGGCCAGGCCGATTACCGCGAGATCAAGTACGACACCTACGCCGCCTTGCTGCCCAAGCCGGAAGTGAGCAGCGAGATCGACGACCGCGATGCCATTCCCACCTCCGACCTGCTGGGCAGCGACGACCCGCGCATGAAGTCCGAGCTGCAGTGGCGCCTGTCCATCCCGCTGCTGGTGTTCGTGGTGACCGTACTGGCGGTGCCGCTGTCGCGCGTGAACCCGCGCCAGGGGCGCTTCCTCAAGCTGCTGCCGGCGGTGCTGCTGTACATGGCCTACCTGGCCCTGCTGATCGCCGGGCGCGGCATGCTCGACAAGGGCAAGATCCCCATGGCCCTCGGCCTGTGGTGGATCCACGGGATATTCCTGGCCATCGGCCTGCTGTTGTTGTACTGGGAGCCGCTGCGTCTGAAGCTGGCCGCCAAGCGAGCGAAGTCGGGCGGGGAGCTGAAGCATGCGTAA